Within the Salvelinus sp. IW2-2015 linkage group LG19, ASM291031v2, whole genome shotgun sequence genome, the region ATTCTCAATGACGAACGTCCATTGTGCAATTGGACGAGACGTTTGAATTAATAAATCCCTCCGGAGAATCCAACATAGTTATAGAATGCAATGACAAACATCAAAGTTAGAGCTTTATCATATGAACTACATTGTACCCCATAAACTGTAACTTTCTGTGCCACAGTGTAACAGAGAAAAGCACAGTTACAGTGTGTTCTCTGCAGTCAATAAGACTCATCGAGAGCAATCGCCGAGAATAATGTATTAAGTTATtcataaacattttcaaaattcACACCTGAACTTATACAGATGGAAGAAAAGTAGGAATTTACAgcgccttgagaaagtattcacagcccttgactttttccacattttgttgtgttacagcctgaatttaaaattgatcaaCTTAGAATTTATTTGTCAatggcctacaaacaataccccataatggcaaaattgaaatatgtttttacaaatttctacaaattaattcaaaatgaaaaggtgaaatgtcttgagtcaataagtattcaacccctttcttatggcaagcctaaataaatccaggagtaaaaatgtgcttaacaagttccataataagttgcatggactctgtgtgcaataagagtatttgacatgattttttaatgacttcctcatctctgtaccacacacatacaattatctgtgaagtccctcagttgagcagtgaattacaaacacagattaaaccacaaagaccagggaggttttccaatgcctcacaaagaagggcacctattggtagatgggtaaaaagaaaaatacagacattgaagatccctttgagcatggtgaagttattaaatacactttAGACGGTGTATcaatataaccagtcactacaaagatacaggggtcCTTCATAAATCAGTTGAcatagaggaaggaaactgctcaggattTTCACCATgaaaccaatggtgactttaaaacagttagtgttgaatggctgtgataggagaaaactgaggatggatcaacaacattgtagttcctccacaatactaacctaaatgacagagtgaaaagaaggaaacctcaacagaataaaaatattcatgcatcctatttgcaacaagacactaaagtaatactggaaaaaaatgtggcaaagcaattcacttcttgtcctgaatacaagggGGGGGGATCTAGGTGAGGAACGGGATTATTTAGATACTCTTAGAAGAAGAAGGGTTTCAGGTGCTTTTGGACGATTAGCAGGGACTGCTAAGGAGGAGGAGTCTGGTTCCACCATtcgggtgccaggacagagaagagcctggactgggctgagtggtAGCTTCCCTCCCGTATTTGTggaagggccaagagaccagaggtggcagaatggagtgctcaGGTTGGGTTGTAGGGTTTCAGCATAGCCCAAAGGTGGGGAGGTACACTccctcttgctgttccgtaggaaaaacaccatggtcttgtagtggaagtaagcttcaactggaagccagtggagtgtgcagagaaGCGGAGTCACATGGGTGAACTTGtaaaggttgaaaaccaggtgggctacagcattctggataagttgcaggggtttgatggtacAAGCTGGGAGACCAGCCTATAGAGAGTTGCGTTAGTTCAGATGGGAGAGGACAAATGCCTGGATTAGGACATGTGCCGCTTCATGTATGAGGTAAGGTCatactctatggatgttgtagagtatgaacctgcaggagcgagtcactgctttaatgtttacagagaacgacagggtgttgtccagggtcacgccaaggtttttGGGAGTTttcaaccatgatggagaggtctttgagtggACAAGCCTTTCCCGGGAAGAGAACAGCTCTGTCTTGTCttggttgagcttgaggtggagggccgacatccaagctgagatatctgccaggcacgcagagatgtgagtcgccacctgggtgtcagaagggggaaggagaaaagtagttgagtgtcatccgcatagcaatgataggagagaccatgtgaggatatggcggagctgagtgacttggtgtatagagagaaaatgagagggcctagaaccgagccctgggggacaccagtagtgagagtatgtggtgcagacacagatccccTCCACATCActtggtaggagcggcctgccaggtatgatgcaatccaagagtgtgcagagcctgagacgcccagccgtgagagggtagagaggaggacaTGATGGTTCACGATGTCGAAGACAGAGGATAGATCTAAGAGGATcagaacagaggaaagagagtCAGCTTTGGAGAGCCTCAGTGAGAAAGAAAAGAGcagtcaagaagatcgttctgagagagataactgGCGAGTTGATCAGAGACAtcacactcaagtgttttggaaagaaaataaagaagggACACAGGTCTAGTATTTGATgtcagatgagtcgagtgttggtttcttgaggaggggagcgacttgggccattttgaagtcaatgGGGTCAGGgaggagttgatgagggaagtgaggaatgggagaaggtctccagagatggtctagagaagggagaaggggatgGGGTTGAGCGGTTGAGTAGGTTGTCGGGCGGCCAGATGTCACTAGTCATATAATTTCATCTGGAAAGAGGGGGGACAAAGTCGTCCACAGAGAgggagattgggggggggggggggggMGYGGYATTAYGGYGGGYGGAGAAGGTGGGAAATAAtgtcctagggttagaggcataggcttgaaatttagagtgatagtggctttagcagcagatacagagacagagaaggtagacagaagggagtgaaaggatgataggtcctccggaagttttgTTTTCCTCCATTTCATCAATCAGtcactcagccacagagcagGAGAGAAGGTAAGGGATCAGTGCTAGTCATAtgatgcagagagggaggagagtagggtcgaagaggcagaatcaggagacaggagggagaaggatttatcagaagggagagatgataggatagaagaggagagagtagtgggagggagagagagagtgaagattgcAACggtgcatgaccatctgggtagagGCTGGTGGCtatggttggaggaaagggagccAGAAAAGggaacaaagtagtgatcagagacctagaggggggttgcagtgataTGAGTAGGCGAACAGCCTCTCATAAAGATGAAGTcaagcatatcaaatcaaattgtatttgtcacatgtgcccttaaccaacaatgcagttttaagaaaaatacaacaaaaaaagaagaaataaaagtaacaaataattaaagagcagtagtaaaaaaaacaatagcgaggctacatacagtgggTACagagttagtcgaggtaattgaggtaatatgtacatgtaggcatagttattaaagtgactatgcatagacaataacagagagtagcagcagcgtcaaAGGGTGGGGGCAatggaaatagtctgggtagccatttgatcagatgttcaggagtcttatggcttgggggtagaagatgtttagaagcctcttggaccaagacttggcactGGAGTCTTCAACAATTTGAAACTGAAAATCTTCAGTTAGtagaaatgagtagccctgtgccaccacagCGACGGCCAGATGCTcttggactatgagagaaaacatggtcagatgaagagagagcagcttgAGTTgtagtgttctctggggtgagcCATGTCTCAGTCAGGGCCCAAAAGTCAAGGCTGCCGGTCACATTGTTGACAAAGCTGCCAAAGAGCTAAATTTGATAATCAGAAAATAACTACGTATGATACTCAAGTGAGGGAGTGAtgtggagccttcctctctttccttcctcaaaTAACTCAGAAGAACAACTCGGCAGACCCGTCTTTGTTTCACTATTGGTCTTAATTTTGCAGACGGCCCCGCACTGACACAACTGCCGCTTACAGCTGTCGCTGAGAAACCAGGGTagactgaagtactaacactaattgctTATTGTCTAGGACAggaaccccccccctctccaatacagccactgattaccaaaacaagttacaaattGCCCTGCCACTTGATCTTGGTTAATGTATTTCTATTCCTGGGATCCAGCAACAATCGACTGTGTCAACAATCCtctgcaagttatgagcagtcagcagttcacacaccaagtaggctactgggaagacaggtaGAATTTAAGTAGATTAAGCAAAACTCCTGGAGATGTCAGCAGTCGTCGAGGTATAGAATGAAgcatgtttggtgcaaatccaatacaacacattactgag harbors:
- the LOC139029318 gene encoding LOW QUALITY PROTEIN: uncharacterized protein (The sequence of the model RefSeq protein was modified relative to this genomic sequence to represent the inferred CDS: substituted 2 bases at 2 genomic stop codons), coding for MERSRKGQAFPWEEEELCLVNVRLEVVGQWLRYLPDLSSVFDIVNHHVLLSTLSRLGVSGSAHSWIASYLAGRSYQVATHISACLADISAWMSALHLKLNQDKTELFSSRERLVHSKTSPSWLKTPKNLGVTLDNTLSFSAFVLSHLNXRNSLXAGLPACTIKPLQLIQNAVAHLVFNLYKFTHVTPLLCTLHWLPVEAYFHYKTMVLLLTYKALHGLAPTYLSELVLPYIPIRTLRSQDAGLLIVPIISKQTAGGRAFSYRSPFLWNGLPTHVRDADSVSTSKSLLKTYLFSRSYD